In one window of Hymenobacter nivis DNA:
- a CDS encoding GDSL-type esterase/lipase family protein, with translation MKLFMLFALALGLLALGLLASPLRAQQAPAGAPPPAPAPTEPANLPRYAAENRQLPAPVAGTPRVVLMGNSITDAWPRADPAFFAGKPYEYVGRGISGQVSAEMLDRFQRDALGLHPAAVAILAGTNDIAENAGPYQPGATLHNITAMAEMARAAGVRVILCSVTPAAEFPWRPGLGPGPKVVALNTQIKAYARLHRFVYLDYHAALADDRQGMRTGLASDGVHPTLAGYRVMGPLLQQAVAKALKKKPK, from the coding sequence ATGAAACTCTTTATGCTGTTCGCGCTGGCCCTTGGCCTGCTGGCCCTCGGCCTGCTAGCCTCCCCGCTCCGGGCCCAACAAGCCCCGGCTGGGGCCCCACCACCTGCTCCCGCGCCCACCGAGCCGGCCAACCTGCCCCGCTACGCCGCCGAAAACCGGCAGCTACCGGCGCCAGTGGCCGGCACGCCGCGCGTAGTGCTGATGGGTAACTCCATCACCGACGCCTGGCCGCGGGCCGACCCCGCGTTCTTCGCTGGCAAGCCCTACGAGTACGTGGGCCGCGGCATCAGCGGGCAAGTATCGGCCGAAATGCTGGACCGCTTTCAGCGGGACGCGCTGGGCCTGCACCCCGCCGCGGTGGCCATCCTGGCCGGCACCAACGACATTGCCGAAAACGCGGGGCCCTACCAGCCCGGGGCCACCCTGCACAACATCACGGCGATGGCCGAAATGGCCCGGGCGGCCGGCGTGCGGGTCATCCTGTGCTCCGTTACGCCCGCGGCCGAGTTTCCCTGGCGGCCCGGGCTGGGCCCGGGCCCCAAAGTGGTGGCCCTCAACACTCAAATTAAGGCTTACGCCCGCCTGCACCGCTTCGTGTACCTGGATTACCACGCCGCCCTGGCCGACGACCGGCAGGGCATGAGGACCGGCCTGGCCAGCGACGGCGTGCACCCCACCCTGGCAGGCTACCGCGTAATGGGGCCCCTGCTGCAACAAGCCGTGGCCAAGGCCCTGAAAAAGAAGCCGAAGTAA
- a CDS encoding aldose epimerase family protein, with translation MPTSTAFGKTTDGTEARLFTLTNAHGMTVAISNYGGTITGIQVPDKNGKTGDVVLGFDAVSGYQSPAFLKSGPYFGALIGRYGNRIKAGKFTLEGKSYSLATNNAPNSLHGGKQGFDKKIWTATPARSTDGQSLTLKYLSKDGEEGYPGALDVTVVYTLTDDNGLRIDYTATTDKATVLNLTNHAYFNLSLGQSKDVLAHEVTLPADRYTVVDATLIPTGELRPVKGTPFDFTTPHAIGERIAQVPGGYDHNWVLNTTTGQHSAATVYDPASGRTLEVRTDQPGVQFYTGNFLDGTLTGHNGTVYGKHAGFCLETQHFPDSPNQPKFPTTELKPGETYHTATTYTFGVRK, from the coding sequence ATGCCCACGTCCACTGCTTTTGGCAAAACCACCGACGGTACCGAAGCCCGTCTGTTCACCCTCACCAACGCCCACGGCATGACGGTGGCCATCAGCAACTACGGCGGCACCATTACCGGCATCCAGGTGCCGGACAAAAACGGCAAAACCGGCGACGTGGTGCTGGGCTTCGATGCGGTGAGCGGCTACCAGAGCCCCGCCTTTTTGAAGTCAGGGCCCTATTTCGGGGCCCTGATTGGGCGTTACGGCAACCGCATCAAGGCCGGCAAGTTCACGCTGGAGGGCAAGAGCTATTCCTTGGCCACCAACAACGCCCCGAACTCGCTGCACGGCGGCAAGCAAGGCTTCGACAAGAAAATCTGGACGGCCACCCCCGCCCGCTCGACCGACGGCCAGAGCCTGACGCTCAAGTACCTGAGCAAGGACGGCGAGGAAGGCTACCCCGGGGCCCTCGACGTGACGGTGGTGTACACCCTCACTGACGACAACGGCCTGCGCATTGATTACACCGCCACCACTGACAAAGCCACGGTGCTCAACCTCACCAACCACGCCTACTTCAACCTGAGCCTGGGCCAGAGCAAGGACGTGCTGGCCCACGAGGTGACGCTGCCCGCCGACCGCTACACCGTGGTCGACGCCACCCTAATTCCAACCGGCGAGCTGCGCCCCGTCAAGGGCACGCCATTTGACTTTACTACGCCCCACGCCATTGGCGAGCGGATTGCGCAGGTGCCCGGCGGCTACGACCACAACTGGGTGCTCAACACCACCACCGGCCAGCACAGCGCCGCCACCGTGTACGACCCCGCCTCGGGCCGCACCCTGGAAGTGCGCACGGACCAGCCCGGTGTGCAGTTCTACACTGGCAACTTCCTCGACGGCACCCTGACGGGCCACAACGGCACCGTGTACGGCAAGCACGCCGGCTTCTGCCTCGAAACCCAGCACTTCCCCGACTCGCCCAACCAGCCCAAGTTCCCAACCACCGAGCTAAAGCCGGGCGAAACCTACCACACCGCCACCACCTACACGTTTGGAGTGCGGAAGTAG
- a CDS encoding aldo/keto reductase codes for MSLANYRTLGRSGLVISPLALGTMTFGTQRWGSADDVSRAIFDAYVDGGGNFIDTADVYAGGRSEELLGDYVAARGLRDQLVLATKFGFNAQAGNPHGGGNGRKNIYRALEGSLRRLKTDYVDMYYMHAWDAVTPADEVLQTLGDLVRAGKIRYFGLSDMPAWYATQLATLATAHAVPGPVAMQLEYSLVERTIEREYVPAARALGLGLVPWSPLAAGFLAGKYQREGAGATGEGRLTGPNPFGNSKFTDRNWAVLDALRTVAAEAGRPLAQVALAWAAAQPGISSLIIGASKTTQLADNLAALDLHLTPEQLGALAEASAPESTFPYAIFGPAVNRAIFGGHTVAGWQ; via the coding sequence ATGTCCCTCGCCAACTACCGCACCCTGGGCCGCTCCGGCCTGGTTATCAGCCCGCTCGCCCTGGGCACCATGACGTTTGGCACCCAGCGCTGGGGCTCGGCCGACGACGTATCGCGGGCCATTTTTGATGCTTACGTCGACGGCGGCGGCAATTTTATTGACACCGCCGACGTGTACGCTGGTGGGCGCAGCGAGGAGCTGCTGGGCGACTACGTGGCCGCGCGCGGCCTGCGCGACCAGCTGGTACTAGCCACCAAGTTTGGCTTCAATGCCCAGGCCGGCAACCCCCACGGCGGCGGCAACGGCCGCAAAAACATTTATAGGGCCCTGGAAGGCAGCCTGCGCCGGCTGAAAACCGACTACGTGGACATGTACTACATGCACGCCTGGGACGCGGTGACGCCCGCCGATGAGGTGCTGCAAACCCTGGGCGACTTGGTACGGGCCGGCAAAATCCGCTACTTCGGCCTCTCCGACATGCCCGCCTGGTACGCCACCCAACTGGCCACGCTGGCCACCGCGCACGCCGTGCCGGGCCCCGTGGCCATGCAGCTCGAATACTCGCTCGTGGAGCGCACCATCGAGCGCGAGTACGTGCCCGCCGCCCGCGCCCTGGGCCTGGGCCTTGTGCCGTGGAGCCCGCTGGCGGCCGGTTTCCTAGCCGGCAAGTACCAGCGCGAAGGCGCCGGGGCCACTGGCGAGGGCCGCCTCACCGGCCCCAACCCGTTCGGCAACAGCAAGTTCACTGACCGCAACTGGGCTGTGCTGGACGCGCTGCGGACAGTGGCGGCCGAGGCCGGCCGGCCACTGGCCCAAGTGGCCTTGGCTTGGGCCGCGGCGCAGCCGGGCATCAGCTCGCTCATCATCGGGGCCAGCAAAACAACGCAGCTGGCCGACAACTTGGCCGCGCTCGACCTGCACCTCACGCCCGAGCAGCTGGGGGCCCTAGCCGAGGCTAGCGCGCCCGAGTCCACTTTCCCTTACGCCATTTTCGGGCCGGCCGTGAACCGCGCCATCTTCGGCGGCCACACCGTGGCGGGCTGGCAGTAG
- a CDS encoding aldo/keto reductase — protein sequence MSTIKQVALGSQGLKVSAEGLGLMGMTGMASGQMSVYGAADDAESIATIHRALELGVTLLDTADIYGPLVNEQLVGKAIAGKRTQVTLATKFGFEIDAADRMTNGFNGRPAYVRQAIERSLRNLGTDYVDLYYLHRLDPATPVEETVGAMSRLVEEGKVRYLGLSEVPADVLRRAHAVHPLTALETEYSLFDRRAEEGDILRTAQELGIGFVAYSPLGRGFLSGDIQSPDDFAADDFRRFFPRYQGENFYKNLELVKKLQALAAAKGITSAQLGLAWVLAQGVVPIPGTRRRKNLEANVAAASLTLTPAELAAIEAVLPVGSVAGAAYPEM from the coding sequence ATGAGCACTATCAAACAAGTAGCCCTGGGCAGCCAGGGCCTGAAAGTTTCGGCCGAGGGCCTGGGCCTGATGGGCATGACGGGCATGGCCTCGGGGCAAATGAGCGTGTACGGCGCGGCCGACGACGCGGAAAGCATCGCCACCATCCACCGCGCCCTGGAGCTGGGCGTAACCCTGCTCGACACGGCCGATATTTACGGCCCGCTCGTGAACGAGCAGCTGGTGGGCAAGGCCATTGCCGGCAAGCGCACCCAGGTCACGCTGGCCACCAAGTTTGGCTTCGAGATTGACGCCGCGGACCGCATGACCAACGGCTTCAACGGCCGGCCCGCCTACGTGCGCCAGGCCATCGAGCGCTCGTTGCGCAACCTGGGCACCGATTACGTGGACCTCTACTACCTGCACCGCCTCGACCCCGCCACCCCCGTCGAGGAGACGGTGGGCGCCATGAGCCGCCTCGTCGAGGAAGGCAAAGTCCGCTACCTGGGCCTGAGCGAAGTACCCGCCGACGTGCTGCGCCGGGCCCACGCCGTGCACCCGCTCACGGCCTTGGAAACCGAATATTCGCTCTTCGACCGCCGGGCCGAGGAGGGCGACATTCTGCGCACGGCCCAGGAGCTGGGCATCGGCTTCGTGGCCTACTCGCCGCTGGGCCGGGGCTTTTTATCGGGCGATATTCAGTCGCCCGACGATTTTGCGGCCGACGACTTCCGCCGCTTTTTCCCGCGCTACCAGGGCGAGAACTTCTACAAAAACCTGGAGTTGGTAAAAAAGCTACAAGCCCTGGCCGCCGCCAAGGGCATCACGTCCGCGCAGCTCGGCCTGGCCTGGGTGCTGGCCCAGGGCGTGGTGCCCATCCCCGGCACCCGCCGCCGCAAAAACCTGGAAGCCAACGTGGCGGCCGCCAGCCTCACGCTCACCCCCGCCGAGCTGGCCGCCATTGAGGCCGTGCTGCCGGTGGGCAGCGTGGCCGGCGCAGCCTACCCCGAAATGTAG
- a CDS encoding helix-turn-helix domain-containing protein: MQQPTKAFQVLATVTDYTRFCGLPAPAHPLLTLIDLAGARHAPPPAPLPPVMQQLYTVWLKRDFKGRLHYGHQAYDFSEGVLGFVAPGQVFSVDETLDISELSGWMLVFHPDLLRKYPLGQKITSYGFFSYQVHEALHISAQEEALLDGLLATLRGEYERPIDAFSQDVLVSQIELLLSYANRFYHRQFLTRRAPAHDLLSRFEALLAAYFATEGPRPLPTVQHFADALHVSPAYLSDLLRSLTGQNTQQHIHHVLIERAKLLLRSTSLTVNETAFRLGFEYPQYFSRLFKSKTGLTPAAYRFSAH; encoded by the coding sequence ATGCAGCAGCCCACCAAAGCGTTTCAGGTGCTGGCCACCGTGACGGACTACACCCGGTTTTGCGGGCTGCCCGCGCCCGCGCACCCGCTGCTCACGCTCATCGACCTGGCCGGGGCCCGCCACGCGCCGCCGCCCGCGCCGTTGCCCCCCGTGATGCAGCAACTTTACACGGTCTGGCTCAAGCGCGACTTCAAGGGGCGGCTGCACTACGGCCACCAGGCCTACGACTTCAGCGAGGGCGTGCTGGGGTTTGTGGCCCCCGGCCAGGTGTTTTCGGTGGACGAAACGCTGGATATTTCCGAACTCAGCGGCTGGATGCTGGTCTTCCATCCCGACCTGCTGCGGAAGTATCCGCTGGGCCAGAAAATTACCAGCTACGGTTTTTTCTCCTACCAGGTGCACGAGGCCCTGCACATCTCGGCCCAGGAAGAAGCGCTGCTGGATGGCCTGCTGGCCACCCTCCGGGGCGAATACGAGCGGCCCATCGACGCCTTCAGCCAGGACGTGCTGGTTTCGCAAATCGAGCTGCTGCTGAGCTACGCCAACCGCTTCTACCACCGCCAGTTCCTGACCCGCCGCGCCCCCGCGCACGACCTGCTCAGCCGCTTCGAGGCGCTGCTGGCCGCCTATTTCGCCACGGAGGGCCCCCGGCCGCTGCCCACCGTACAGCACTTCGCCGACGCCCTGCACGTGTCGCCGGCCTACCTCAGCGACCTGCTGCGCTCCCTCACCGGCCAAAATACGCAGCAGCACATCCACCACGTCCTCATCGAGCGGGCCAAGCTGCTGCTGCGCAGCACCTCGCTCACCGTCAACGAAACGGCTTTTCGGCTGGGCTTTGAGTATCCGCAGTATTTCAGCCGCCTGTTCAAAAGCAAAACCGGCCTCACGCCAGCCGCCTACCGGTTCTCAGCGCACTAG
- a CDS encoding FKBP-type peptidyl-prolyl cis-trans isomerase, which produces MTLDTNQQQVSYIIGRDLARNFAQQGLELDLDTLAAALKEGMQGLPSQLTPEQMQAAMQQLQEQLGDASGENNDDNDLDPTTMANNKAEGEAFLTENAQKAGVTTLPSGLQYEIITEGSGKKPTLKSSVTTHYHGTLPNGTVFDSSYQRGQPATFPVNGVIAGWTEALQLMPEGSKWRLYIPSDLAYGKRGAGRDIGPDAALVFDVELLKVNN; this is translated from the coding sequence ATGACGCTTGACACCAACCAGCAGCAGGTAAGCTACATCATCGGCCGCGACCTGGCCCGTAATTTTGCCCAGCAGGGCCTGGAGCTGGACCTTGATACCCTGGCTGCCGCCCTCAAGGAAGGGATGCAGGGCCTCCCCAGCCAGCTTACCCCCGAGCAAATGCAAGCTGCCATGCAGCAGCTGCAAGAGCAACTCGGCGATGCCTCCGGCGAAAACAATGACGACAACGATTTAGACCCCACCACCATGGCCAACAACAAAGCAGAAGGCGAAGCCTTCCTCACCGAAAACGCCCAGAAAGCCGGCGTCACCACGCTGCCCAGCGGCTTGCAGTACGAAATCATCACCGAGGGCAGCGGCAAGAAGCCGACGCTGAAATCGTCGGTGACGACCCACTACCACGGCACGTTGCCCAACGGCACCGTATTCGACAGCAGCTACCAGCGCGGCCAGCCCGCTACCTTCCCCGTGAACGGCGTGATTGCCGGCTGGACAGAAGCCCTGCAACTGATGCCCGAGGGCTCGAAGTGGCGCCTGTACATCCCCTCCGACCTGGCCTACGGCAAGCGCGGCGCCGGGCGCGACATCGGCCCCGACGCGGCCCTGGTGTTCGACGTGGAGCTGCTGAAAGTGAACAACTGA
- a CDS encoding KUP/HAK/KT family potassium transporter, which translates to MDSKHSHTAISGAGLLIALGIIYGDIGTSPLYVMKAIVPALIEPRLVLGGISCVIWTLTLQTTIKYVLITLNADNNGEGGIFSLYALVRRRGAWLSAVAIIGGSALLADGVITPPISVASAIEGLKQVYPGLTQSVIVYIVIGIIAGLFLMQSFGTQIVGKAFGPIMILWFTMLGVLGASWVVQDPTILKAINPYYAYDLLVNYPGGFWLLGAVFLCTTGAEALYSDLGHCGKGNIRISWTFVKTTLLLNYLGQGSWLLSHQGQHLNGRNPFYELMPSWFLLIGIGIATVAAIIASQALITGSFTLVAEAIRLNMWPKVKLNYPTDVKGQLFVPSMNRLLLIGCIGVVLFFRESSNMEAAYGLAITLTMLMTSILLITWLRAKRVAKPLIILFALVYGPIEGSFLIANLVKFPHGGWVSLAIGASLMGVMYVWLKAYYIKRRLTDFVKLEPYVDGLKRLSDDESIPKYSTHLVFLTGAERSSEIEQKIIYSIFQKRPKRADIYWFVHVETTDEPYTMEYKVTEVAPDDVFRITFRLGFRVQQRINLYFRKVVEDLVRNKEVDITSRYESLSQRHITGDFRFVVLEKFLSVENDFPTQEKLVMQAYFYIKQFIASEDQYFGLDTSSVKVEKVPLVIAPPREVALIRIR; encoded by the coding sequence ATGGACTCCAAACACTCGCACACCGCCATTTCCGGGGCGGGGCTGCTCATTGCACTGGGCATCATCTACGGCGACATCGGCACTTCGCCGCTGTACGTGATGAAAGCCATTGTGCCGGCCCTGATCGAGCCGCGCTTGGTGCTGGGCGGCATTTCGTGCGTTATCTGGACGCTCACCCTCCAAACCACCATCAAGTACGTGCTCATCACGCTGAACGCGGACAATAACGGTGAGGGCGGCATTTTCTCGCTCTACGCGCTGGTGCGCCGGCGCGGGGCGTGGCTCTCGGCGGTGGCCATCATCGGGGGCTCGGCCCTGCTGGCCGATGGCGTGATTACGCCGCCCATTTCGGTGGCTTCGGCCATCGAGGGCCTCAAGCAAGTGTACCCCGGCCTGACGCAGAGCGTGATTGTGTACATCGTCATCGGCATCATCGCGGGGCTGTTTTTAATGCAAAGCTTTGGCACTCAGATTGTGGGCAAGGCCTTTGGGCCCATCATGATTCTGTGGTTCACGATGTTGGGCGTACTCGGCGCCAGCTGGGTTGTGCAGGACCCGACCATCCTGAAGGCCATCAACCCCTACTATGCCTACGACCTGCTGGTGAATTACCCCGGCGGGTTCTGGCTGCTGGGGGCCGTGTTTTTGTGCACCACCGGGGCCGAGGCGCTGTACTCGGACCTGGGGCATTGCGGCAAGGGCAACATCCGCATCAGCTGGACGTTTGTGAAAACCACCTTGCTGCTCAACTACTTGGGCCAGGGATCCTGGCTGCTTTCGCACCAGGGCCAGCACCTGAACGGCCGCAACCCGTTCTACGAGTTGATGCCGTCGTGGTTCTTGCTCATCGGCATCGGCATTGCCACAGTGGCGGCCATCATCGCCTCGCAGGCCCTCATCACGGGCTCGTTCACGCTCGTGGCCGAGGCCATCCGCCTCAACATGTGGCCCAAGGTGAAGCTCAACTACCCCACCGACGTGAAGGGCCAGCTCTTCGTGCCCAGCATGAACCGGCTATTACTTATTGGCTGCATCGGAGTGGTACTCTTCTTCCGCGAAAGCTCGAACATGGAAGCCGCCTATGGCCTGGCCATCACGCTCACCATGCTGATGACTTCGATACTGCTGATTACGTGGCTGCGGGCGAAGCGTGTGGCCAAGCCCCTGATCATCCTGTTCGCCCTGGTGTACGGCCCCATCGAGGGCTCGTTTTTGATAGCCAACCTGGTGAAATTTCCGCACGGCGGCTGGGTATCGCTGGCCATCGGAGCCTCGCTTATGGGCGTGATGTACGTGTGGCTCAAGGCCTACTACATCAAGCGCCGCCTCACCGACTTCGTGAAGCTGGAGCCCTACGTGGACGGCCTCAAGCGCCTGAGCGACGACGAGAGCATCCCGAAATACTCCACCCACCTGGTGTTTCTCACCGGGGCCGAGCGCAGTTCAGAAATCGAGCAGAAGATTATCTACTCCATCTTCCAGAAGCGCCCCAAGCGGGCCGATATCTATTGGTTCGTGCACGTGGAGACCACCGACGAGCCCTACACGATGGAGTATAAGGTAACCGAAGTAGCGCCCGACGACGTGTTCCGCATCACCTTCCGCCTGGGCTTCCGGGTGCAGCAGCGCATCAATCTCTACTTCCGCAAGGTGGTGGAAGACCTCGTGCGCAACAAGGAGGTGGACATCACCTCCCGCTACGAGTCGCTGAGCCAGCGCCATATCACCGGCGACTTCCGCTTCGTAGTGCTGGAGAAATTCCTGAGCGTGGAAAACGACTTCCCCACCCAGGAAAAACTCGTCATGCAGGCCTACTTCTACATTAAGCAGTTCATCGCCTCCGAAGACCAGTATTTCGGCCTCGACACCTCCTCGGTGAAGGTCGAAAAGGTACCGCTCGTCATCGCCCCGCCCCGCGAAGTGGCGTTGATAAGAATTCGCTGA
- a CDS encoding M61 family metallopeptidase, translating to MMPNSFRLLGGLAAGALLAAPAGARPLAAAPTLRYTLAMPAPQTHYFEVGVALSGFAQDYTDVKMPVWAPGSYLVREYAKNVEGFRATGAGGQALAVEKIDKNTWRVRHSKQADFKVAYRVYAFEISVRTSFLDADHGYLNGSSVFVYPALNKGLASTVTVQPAAGWAQVSTALRPVAGGAKFTYKAANYDELADSPIEIGNQKVLQFTANGTVHQVAMYGTYQVDENRLLGDMQKICEGAQAVVGQNPLDHYLFIVHNLERGGGGLEHLYSTTLEVGRTTYNTEAGYKSFLRLAAHEYFHLWNVKRIRPVALGPFDYDKENYTHMLWVSEGMTEYFANLINERTGYYDQQGYLDHLASTIGTVENTPGNKIQSAAEASFDAWIKYYRPNENSSNTGISYYDKGETIGLVLDLMIINATQGQKHLDDVFRLLYDTYYKKLGRGFTDQEYQDAVATVAGRRFDDFFKQSVYGTKTVDYATAFGYAGLAFSSTPANPNGSAGATFSNRTGRLLVVGTERDGAAWIDGLNVNDEILLINGAAPGDESIKALQGGAVGAPLKLQVRRDGLSRELTLTYRADPDQRFKIQPLPNSTAAQQKVLAKWLKVN from the coding sequence ATGATGCCCAATTCCTTCCGCCTGCTGGGTGGCCTGGCCGCCGGGGCCCTGCTGGCCGCGCCCGCCGGGGCCCGCCCGCTGGCCGCTGCGCCCACGCTGCGCTACACGCTGGCCATGCCCGCGCCCCAAACCCACTACTTTGAAGTAGGCGTAGCCCTGAGCGGCTTCGCCCAGGACTATACCGACGTGAAAATGCCGGTGTGGGCCCCGGGCTCGTACCTGGTGCGCGAATACGCCAAAAACGTGGAGGGCTTCCGGGCCACCGGCGCGGGCGGGCAGGCCCTGGCAGTCGAGAAAATCGACAAGAATACCTGGCGCGTGCGCCACTCCAAGCAGGCCGATTTCAAGGTTGCCTACCGCGTGTACGCCTTCGAGATAAGCGTGCGCACGAGCTTCCTCGACGCCGACCACGGCTACCTCAACGGCAGCAGCGTGTTCGTGTACCCGGCCCTGAACAAGGGCTTGGCGAGCACCGTGACGGTGCAGCCGGCCGCCGGCTGGGCCCAGGTGAGCACGGCCTTGCGCCCGGTTGCGGGCGGCGCCAAATTCACCTATAAAGCTGCTAACTACGACGAGTTGGCTGACTCGCCGATTGAAATTGGCAACCAAAAAGTGCTGCAATTCACGGCCAACGGCACGGTGCACCAGGTGGCCATGTACGGCACTTACCAGGTGGACGAGAACCGCCTGCTGGGCGACATGCAGAAGATTTGCGAGGGCGCGCAGGCTGTGGTGGGCCAGAACCCCCTGGACCATTACCTCTTCATCGTGCACAACCTGGAGCGCGGCGGTGGGGGGCTGGAGCACCTGTACTCCACCACGTTGGAGGTAGGCCGCACCACGTACAACACGGAGGCCGGCTACAAGAGCTTCCTGCGGCTGGCGGCCCACGAATACTTCCACCTCTGGAATGTGAAGCGCATCCGGCCGGTGGCCCTGGGGCCCTTCGATTACGACAAGGAAAACTACACCCACATGCTCTGGGTGAGCGAGGGCATGACCGAGTACTTCGCCAACCTCATCAACGAGCGCACCGGCTACTACGACCAGCAGGGCTACCTCGACCACCTGGCCAGCACCATCGGTACGGTCGAAAACACGCCCGGTAATAAGATTCAGTCGGCCGCCGAGGCCAGCTTCGACGCCTGGATTAAGTACTACCGGCCCAACGAAAACTCGTCCAACACCGGCATCAGCTACTACGACAAGGGGGAAACCATCGGCCTGGTGCTCGACCTGATGATCATCAACGCCACCCAGGGCCAGAAGCACCTCGACGACGTGTTTCGGCTGCTCTACGACACGTATTACAAGAAGCTGGGCCGCGGCTTCACCGACCAGGAGTACCAGGACGCGGTGGCCACGGTGGCGGGCCGGCGCTTCGACGATTTCTTTAAGCAGAGCGTGTACGGCACCAAAACCGTGGACTACGCCACGGCCTTCGGCTACGCGGGCCTGGCCTTCAGCAGCACGCCGGCCAACCCCAACGGCTCGGCGGGCGCAACGTTCTCGAACCGCACCGGCCGCCTGCTCGTCGTGGGCACCGAGCGCGACGGCGCGGCCTGGATTGACGGCCTGAACGTGAACGACGAAATATTGCTCATCAACGGCGCCGCGCCCGGTGATGAATCTATTAAGGCCCTGCAAGGCGGGGCCGTGGGGGCTCCCCTCAAGCTGCAAGTGCGCCGCGACGGCCTCTCGCGCGAGCTCACCCTGACTTACCGCGCCGACCCCGACCAGCGCTTCAAAATTCAGCCGCTGCCTAACTCCACCGCCGCCCAGCAAAAAGTGCTAGCCAAGTGGCTAAAAGTTAATTAA
- a CDS encoding C40 family peptidase gives MRVIQLIFIELAAAIVGRFARPEPGTPARPTPAVLALAGSPVAQAGRADSVAAFALRQLGAPYRYAGTSPTAGFDCSGFVQYVYGHFGVAVPHATALLISAGRAVPRADARPGDLVVFAGTAPGSTTAGHAGIVVSAAGAVPVRFVHASSARRESGVKVSTIEGTGYETRFLQVRRVLD, from the coding sequence ATGCGCGTTATCCAGTTGATTTTCATTGAGCTAGCTGCGGCCATTGTCGGGCGGTTCGCCCGGCCCGAACCCGGAACCCCGGCGCGGCCCACTCCGGCCGTACTGGCGCTTGCCGGGTCCCCCGTAGCCCAAGCGGGCCGCGCCGACAGCGTAGCGGCCTTCGCCCTGCGGCAGCTGGGGGCCCCGTACCGCTACGCCGGCACCAGCCCCACCGCGGGCTTCGACTGCTCGGGCTTCGTGCAGTACGTGTATGGGCACTTCGGCGTGGCCGTGCCCCACGCCACGGCTTTGCTCATCAGCGCAGGCCGGGCGGTGCCGCGGGCCGATGCGCGGCCCGGCGACCTGGTGGTATTTGCCGGCACAGCGCCGGGCAGCACCACGGCCGGCCACGCGGGCATTGTGGTGTCGGCGGCGGGCGCAGTACCAGTACGCTTCGTGCACGCGTCCTCGGCGCGGCGCGAGTCGGGCGTGAAAGTCAGCACCATTGAGGGCACGGGCTATGAAACCCGGTTTTTGCAGGTGCGGCGGGTGCTGGATTAA
- a CDS encoding DUF2147 domain-containing protein — translation MKKLLFLLVVLALAGSRLASAQTLTPLGVWTDAEKKATFEIYKCGDKLCGKIVGLTVPNDPATGKPKTDTPNPNPKLRNRPRLGLVFMEGFKYDDDDKWDDGKIYDPETGKTYSCYMKMKTVNTMEVKGYIGFSLIGQSRTWTRVK, via the coding sequence ATGAAAAAACTGCTTTTCCTATTAGTTGTGCTGGCGCTAGCCGGAAGCCGCTTGGCCTCGGCCCAAACCCTGACCCCGCTGGGCGTATGGACGGACGCTGAGAAAAAGGCCACGTTTGAGATTTACAAGTGCGGCGACAAGCTGTGCGGCAAAATTGTGGGCCTAACCGTACCCAACGACCCGGCCACGGGTAAGCCCAAAACCGACACTCCCAACCCCAACCCCAAACTACGCAACCGCCCACGCCTGGGCCTGGTGTTCATGGAGGGCTTCAAATACGACGACGACGACAAGTGGGACGACGGCAAGATTTACGACCCGGAAACCGGTAAAACCTACTCGTGCTATATGAAAATGAAGACCGTCAATACGATGGAAGTTAAAGGCTACATCGGCTTTTCGCTCATTGGCCAATCCAGAACCTGGACACGCGTAAAGTAG